tgtccttctccctaaagtgggtctcttgtatgcagcatattgaaggttcttgctttattatccagtctgccactctatgtcttttgactggagcatttagtccattaacatttacagtgactaatgatagatgtgtgtttattgccattttgaacttatctttgcagttgaattggtatatcctctttgttcctttcttcttccttttgtggtttggtaattttcctttgtattatcatggattttatttaatttttgtgactcccttgtaaatttttgacttgtggttacccttttttgtaaatctattaacctatacctgtttttattaaactgataataacatgatctcaaacccatcctactgttaaaaaaatttaaaaaagaaagaaaaaaattctatatttccctgcctccctctcccactctcagtgatttgtatgtcttcttttatagtttcgagttttctttatttttcatttatgagttatcacctttccagttgtgagtttctcatttctgtagcatcctgctgcttttctatttagaatagccctttcaatatttcttttagcatgggtttagtgttgctaaactcctgcagctttttttgtctgtgaaactctttatttctccttctatcctaaaggatagccttgctggataaagtatcctaggctgcatctttttttcattcagggctttgaatatatcttgctactcccttctggcctgtagtgtttgtgtagagaaatcagctgagagccttatgggggttcccttgtaattcactctttgcttttctcttgctgccttcttaactaaaatttttattctttttacaaaGTTGAGATTACATTGTATTCAttactttttccccccttttcctcCATGctgtaaatattactttttacCTTGCTGTATTTCAGTGTATCATGGACATATCTCCATAGGTAGATCTAACTGGATCTAACACATCCTTTTTAATAGCCACATAATATTCCATAATATAATATGTGTGGTTTATTCAGTCTTCTTTTCCTCATGGACTTTCAGATTATTTCCAGTGCTGCAATAAACTTCCTTACCAGGAAATTAAAGACACCCAGTTAAGAATCACCCTGTGCATTCAGAGGCTCTTGCCAGTGATGTCTTAAGTCATTGAGATACTCTGTCAGGAAGATCAGTTGACTTTTCTCTGTAGAAAGCTCCTTGTTCCCACAGCCCTATGGGGCTGAGCTGGGAAAACTATCCACCTTGTGACCTTCCTGGTCACTCAGCGTCAGTGGCAGGCCCTGTAAATAAGGTGGTGTCCAgtaagaatttggaaaaggaccAAGTAAAGCTCTGGAGTAAAGCAACCTGCTTGGCCTCTCTACATAGCCAGTTCTGTCTTTGATCTTAAAATGGTAGTTAAAAGTTGGCAGACTTTTACATAGTTTTGTGATGATCTTGCTTTCTAAGACCAATTAACAAAAAAGGACTAATTTAGAAAGCCTATGCCTGAAATACTAATATAAAGGTAAAAGCAAAAACTTGCAAATGGCAGCCAGCAGCAAAGAAATCTTAAACTCAGAGCCCAGAATTTCTTCTTCATGTTGATGGCCAATTCTTGAGGCCATCTTTTGGAAGTTCTCTTTCAacatgaaaattctaattcaatatTCCTTAGACATAGCCCATCCTGGGAAACATAAAATATATAgcattgaagtatttaaaatagtgtatcttaatatttttatagctatTGTTACCTTCAATTTTAAGATTTTGGACTGTGAGGCTAGTAATAATCGAAGTATTCATGGAGCTTCTCCTCCAAGCTTAGCATAGTTATTTGCAGTTCCACAGGAAGATGCTTCACAGAAATAAACACTTGATCATGGCCGTGGCTTCTGATGTGATGTTAAGTGACTGAGGACAGAGAAGGAGCTTGCAAATGGGGTCTGTTTCCAAACTGGTGTTAGGTACTTCTCACACGCTGTAGAGAAGAGATCTCTACTAGAAATTTATGTATCATTGAACCAGACATTCAAGCCAGAGAGGAATACCTATGAAAAAACAGGGACTCTCTCTttcacaaacatacatatatagagttgacccttaaacaacataGAGGTTAGGGGCGCCAACCCCCATACAGctgaaaatctgcatataactttaTAGTTGCCCCTCCGTATCTGCAGTTCTCCACCCCTGGATGCAACCAACTGTGGATGGTGTAGCACTGTAGTACATATTAATTGAAAAACATCCACCTATAAGTGGACTCGTGTAGTTCAaaccgtgttgttcaagggtcaactgtatataattttttctgtttaaaaagtcTGAAGAACTGAATCTAAAGTAGTTGTTATATGGTTGTTTATTCAAATCACTGAGATTTAGAAAGATAGTTTTGTGGTAATCCATGTCATCTTGCTTTCAGAATGAACTGAAACTGGGTTTGCATCCTTGTGTGCTTGGTTAGCAACTTAAGtcacttaatatttctaagtccCAGTTTCCACATCAACACGTGAGGGTTATTCCTCACTACCTCATAGGATTATTAGAAGTTTTAACTGATATAATAGATGTGAAAATGTTCATGCAGTATTGAATACATTCTGGTTTCCAttttagaaaactcaagaggtCTTCCAATAGGGAGACGTTTCTCATTAGAATTAAAGGGGCTACATCAGAGGTGGTAGAGTGAGTAAAACTTAGAAATGAACAGTGATGACAATAATCAAACATATGGTTACAAAGAGTTTCCATGTcctttatctcatttattcttcacGAGTATCTTATGAACCACTCAGGCTAACTTTTATACCCATTATATATAGGACAGGAACTGTGATTCAAAGAAAGTAAGTGGATTAACCAATATCACCTTGCAAGCCTATGATGGATTGATTTCTTTATGACTAATAGTCTAGTGCTCTTCACTTTATGCAATAATGCCAGACAGTTGGGAAATACTCAATAGTTAGAAACCTAAAATTATGCCTGAAAATCCAgcattgttttcaaattttccatGATTCCTGAAAAGATGAGGCAGCTGGGGAAGTAGACTAGCATATCCCTGGACTCCTGAGGCCCACACTGAGCTCGATGTGCATTTCCTGGGTGGTACGGACCAAGGAAGTTATGTTCCTAATACGAAGTGTATCATATTTTGTGCCTGTTCCACTTCATTTTTAGCGCTTCCTGAATTGAAGTTAACTGATGGGGAAGGGCTCCCTTCCAACTACAGTGAAAAGTTTGATTAGGTTTGTGTAGGCCAAGGATCGCATATGTCTGCCCTCAAGTGCCACAGATGAGTATTGATATTTGACACATTCTATGTTATGGAGTTATCTATTCCCTACCCTTTTTCCCCCATTGGAGAGTGCACGTCTCCTAAAAATGGAGAATACATCATTCCTTTGTACTCTCGAGTCCCAGCTGACAGCCTAGCAGTTAATAGGTTCTCCAAAAAAAGGTTTGCTGCAGCTGCAGCTGCTTCTTTTGAGATACTATTCAGTGTTGACGTCTTAGGAAAGATTCATTAGAAAACGTCGTAGGAAACAGAGGGCGAGTTTTAGAATAAGCAGTATCgctgcctccctccctgtctaGTGAATGGTCTCTTCCCTAGAGAGAGACAACCGCCAGGCAGATAAGGGATGCTTAGGAAAGTACTAGTAATCACCATGTCCACTTGAAGGCAGCAAAAGGTAACCGAGGTCCTGTTCTCCCAAACGTGAACTGGAGGCGATTGAAAATTAGGTCTGAGACCAGAGCCGATAGAAATACGCAGCTGCCgctggggaaaaaaagccttTGAGATAAAGttgaatttcttatttttaaaatgtaggaaCAGAGTGTATTTTGTTTGGTCCTTACAAATTACAGTGATTTGGTTTCAGCCTGAACAAGCACCACTAGCAAATGCTGGCAGGCAGAGTCTCCACGGGGGCGGCCAAACAAGTCAGTTCGCATTTCCTTCCAAGTCCTCGTTTGGCTAATGCATCCATAGAAAAGCAGAACAAAAGACAAGAGATTGCTGCATCCTGTAGCATCCAGATAGCTCCCTGGGCTCCGGGGTTATTTATAGCACTCGGCTCACGCTGAGGCCTTCCTGCTCCATTCAGCCAGTGTACGAATGTCCAAGTAGAAACCGCGGGACCTTGACGGTAGACAACAGTGCAGGTGTGATCAGTGATTAGCTTCTCAAGGCTTCTGTGTTGCTAGTCTAGACATGCCTCCTAACCACCATTGTGAACCTGCCCCTTGGAAGAGGCTCATCCTCTTCTTCACCTGCACATTCTGTTTGTAGATGTTGCTATGAGGACAGAGTCATCAGAAATGACGGATGTGGAGCCCATGGTCAGCAACTTTGCATCATCAGCAAGGGCAGGCCGCCGGAATGCTCTACCAGACATCCAGGGGTCAACGGCCATCGGCGGAACCTTGGAGTTGCCTTTGAAACTGGAGGCCCTCTCCGTGAAGGAAGGTAACACTCAAAATCCTCTTAAAGTCAACAGCACGTCTCTCTTCTTAATCCTGTCCTCTGGAACAGTATCCCTCCTAACTAGTTAAaagcactcttttttttaaacttgtttacGAAAACTTCTCAGCTTTCGTTTAAAGCTGAGTAGATTTTTTCAGTCTTTCGAAAAGTGgaccttttcatctttttatctcCTGGTGTAAATGTGGaatgtgaatatttaaaaatttatttgtattttttgggggtggtgaaggtaattaggtatttatttatttggaggtactggggattgaacccaagacctcgtgcatgctaagcatgcactctaccactgagctataccctcccccttgaacATTTACTTATTGGATGTGTAAAGTTTTGCACTGTGCTAGTGACTGGGAATACAAAGGTGAATAATCCCTTCCTTCAATGAGCTTGCAAAGTTTTTTGAGAAGCTCTTAGGAATAAAGTAATTTTCCTTCTGTTGTCCATCAGCAAATCACTCTGGAAGCGTCTTCTTCCCTGTAGCCCTTCTATTTCTCATATCTAAGAAGAAGTTTATTATAAACTAAAGATGAGACCTTTAAGACAAGTATTTGCATAAAGGGTGATCATTCTTTAACCAGGAGGAAAAGTTGAATTAAGGAAAAAGGAGCAGAGCacgggtgtagctcagtggtagagcacctgctgagcatgcgtgaggtcctgggttcaatccctcatacctcctttaaaaaagtaaagaataaaggagagctttattttatttatcaaacGAATGAAGGAAAATCTTCGGTTTTTTACTGCATTGCTTACGTATCATTCATAAAAGCTTCCAGAGTTCAgtcttatgaaaataaatataatacttACAGTAAGGTGTTAAAGGAGTCCCTTCACTTAAAAACATTCAAGTGCTTTAAAGACAGCTTTAGTTGCAAGTCATTGCCAGCAAGCCTGTGCCTTGTGCCTCATTTTAGACTTCAGAGTGAACTCAGTGTGTGTGTAGAAATTCATTCCTGGTGGCAGTGGGGCAAGAGTGAGCCGGAAGCTTCTGCACATTTACCCTGTTCACCTGAGTCCCGGAAGAGGGCTCTTAGTTCTTTGCCTCAGGAGGGGATGTTCTATCTGGTAAAGCCACAGATGTTCCTGGTCTGATCTTTATGAAGTTCTTCTCACCTTGTAGGCCAGGGACTGGAGGCCAGATCCGTGAGTCCCAGGGTTACCTCACCTTTTTCTAGGAGACATTTCATGTCTCATACGGGACACTGCAAGTAATAGTAGAACAGTTTCCACGAACACATGAACAATCGTAAGATGAATGAAAagatggaggaaaagaaagaagagaaatgaaaatctgtGTAATGTTTTTGGCTTTTTAAGTTAAACTCTAGTATGATTATGATTAACAGAGCATGATACTGACGTTGAAGGGCCATCTTCCACTGGAGGGGTAGAGAAGATAAGTCGCTTTTTAGTGTCACAGGCCTAGTTAAAGTTGATGTACCCTGAACACACACTCAGAATCTTAATGCTTATTGGCGTTATTTAGTcaagcaaaggaggaaaaaatacatgGTAAGAGAGTTAgcagtttcttcattttattttgttcactagGGAATCCATTGTCTGAAAGAATAGTGttcctaattttatattttcctttaaatcgTTTTGAAAGAAAATCGAAAATATTAACTAAGACTCAAAATTTTCAAAGTAAATCAACATATAACACCAGatattaaagaaaacacaaaaggaCGTGCTTTTACTAACGAAGCTATAAATAAATAGCTTTAAGGCCTATCTTCTTTTCCATTAGCTTCGTACAACTATTAAGTGTTTAAAATGAGTATTCAATTGctagtaaaaaacaaaaagctgggGTCTGTCTCAGACATTTTGGTTTCAACGTTTTGGCCATTTACAAATAGAAGTTCTGGGGAAAGTCTACAGATTTCCTTCAGATCCATcctcttttgtttttggtttttgataTTCTGAAGTGGGAAGATATCCAGCACCCTACGTGAAATTAACCTGCCTGAAATCCTTCTAGTTCATAATCTGTCTTAATCTATCCCTTACCAATTGATAGCCATGGTAGGGAGGACAGCGATGCCTTATAACATATCAACAAGAGGTGACAGAGGGCGGCAGCTTAGGAAAGTGTAAATGTCACGAGGGCCTTATATTACATCCCTCCATCACTGA
This sequence is a window from Vicugna pacos chromosome 8, VicPac4, whole genome shotgun sequence. Protein-coding genes within it:
- the PKIB gene encoding cAMP-dependent protein kinase inhibitor beta isoform X2, with product MRTESSEMTDVEPMVSNFASSARAGRRNALPDIQGSTAIGGTLELPLKLEALSVKEDVKKKDEETTQDQLEKPKDEGK
- the PKIB gene encoding cAMP-dependent protein kinase inhibitor beta isoform X1, which gives rise to MDVHLNNPEGQESTSNSSKGSSSTRSQQDVAMRTESSEMTDVEPMVSNFASSARAGRRNALPDIQGSTAIGGTLELPLKLEALSVKEDVKKKDEETTQDQLEKPKDEGK